One Nitrospira sp. DNA window includes the following coding sequences:
- a CDS encoding GGDEF domain-containing response regulator: MIKLLLVEDDNVDAHLTQDILAEWSIEQFDITHVTRLSEAFDCLGRSHYDAILLDLSLPDAYGIPTLKQVQATSPTIPIIVLSTVNDQTLSIQAVQQGAQDYLVKGQGHPDLLARSIRYAIERKRAEERMTYLAQYDQLTGLVNRTLFRDRLIQAMARSKRLQRPLGLMLLDLDRFKSVNDTMGHSVGDLLLKLVADRLRTCVREIDTVARMGGDEFTIILEGCASEEDMAVVAQRITDAIAEPFDLGHHHASIGVSIGITVYPSDDHDVDDLLKHADAAMYQAKQKGGCSFHFHVHTPTTPATGHAIRRTA, translated from the coding sequence ATGATCAAGTTATTGTTGGTCGAAGATGACAATGTCGATGCGCACCTCACCCAGGATATTCTGGCTGAGTGGAGCATTGAGCAATTCGACATCACGCACGTGACCAGGCTCAGCGAGGCCTTTGATTGCCTTGGGCGCAGTCACTACGATGCCATACTGCTGGATCTCTCATTGCCTGACGCCTACGGAATCCCGACCCTGAAACAAGTTCAAGCCACCAGTCCGACGATTCCGATCATCGTGCTGAGCACGGTCAACGATCAAACGCTGTCCATCCAAGCGGTCCAGCAAGGCGCGCAGGATTATCTGGTCAAAGGCCAGGGCCACCCCGATCTGCTCGCCCGCTCCATCCGGTATGCCATCGAACGCAAGCGCGCGGAAGAGCGAATGACCTACCTGGCGCAATACGATCAATTGACCGGCTTGGTCAATCGAACCCTGTTTCGCGACCGGCTGATTCAAGCCATGGCCCGCAGCAAGCGCCTCCAGCGCCCGCTGGGCCTCATGCTGCTCGACCTCGACCGGTTCAAATCGGTGAACGATACGATGGGGCACAGCGTGGGCGATCTCCTCCTCAAATTGGTGGCGGATCGGCTGCGAACCTGCGTGCGGGAGATCGACACGGTCGCGCGAATGGGCGGCGACGAATTCACGATCATTCTGGAAGGCTGTGCGTCCGAAGAGGACATGGCCGTCGTGGCGCAGCGGATAACGGATGCGATTGCGGAGCCGTTCGATCTCGGCCATCATCATGCGTCAATCGGTGTCAGCATCGGCATCACCGTCTACCCGTCCGACGACCACGATGTGGACGACCTCTTAAAACATGCCGACGCCGCGATGTACCAGGCCAAACAAAAAGGCGGCTGCTCGTTTCATTTCCACGTTCATACTCCCACGACACCGGCCACCGGCCACGCCATTCGCCGCACGGCATAA
- the ybgF gene encoding tol-pal system protein YbgF, translating to MKKLNTIGLILAATLLLSATPSLATPGQLQDTSRRLYDRVMEEFKHRDYEAALAGFRFFIEVHSHSALAANAQYWMGECQYRMGRYKDALTSFYNVVSYYPLSQKLAASTLKIGQTYSKLGDQDKARTMYERVVDQYPDSAEAELARKALDTSIAKIDPAPHPAE from the coding sequence ATGAAGAAACTGAACACCATCGGATTGATCCTCGCCGCCACACTGCTTCTCTCCGCAACTCCATCTCTGGCCACCCCTGGCCAGCTCCAAGACACATCGCGCCGGCTCTACGACCGGGTAATGGAAGAGTTCAAGCATCGCGATTATGAGGCGGCGCTGGCCGGATTCCGATTTTTCATCGAAGTCCACAGCCACTCCGCCCTCGCCGCAAATGCGCAATACTGGATGGGGGAATGCCAATACCGGATGGGCCGCTACAAAGATGCGCTCACATCTTTCTATAATGTGGTGTCCTACTATCCGCTCAGCCAGAAACTCGCCGCCTCGACTCTGAAAATCGGCCAGACCTATTCGAAATTAGGGGATCAGGACAAAGCCCGTACGATGTATGAGCGTGTGGTGGATCAATACCCGGATAGCGCGGAAGCCGAACTCGCGCGAAAGGCCCTCGACACATCCATCGCCAAAATAGATCCGGCCCCTCATCCGGCCGAGTAA
- a CDS encoding DUF2726 domain-containing protein, producing the protein MTLDAILIGVVAAGVLLLVFWQRDPSPAPAKAPAPVLPAGVTLAPAPLLTEQEVVLYNLMRLAVQDYYLVFSQVPLWAFVTVDAVGKERTQIFREIALKPVDFVLVHPGTRQVAQVVQVEDGTRRGPEADRQRIVKEILDAAGIKLVTLRSKQAYTVPALTSLFGLDPEDA; encoded by the coding sequence ATGACGTTGGACGCAATTCTCATCGGGGTGGTAGCGGCGGGTGTATTGCTGCTGGTGTTTTGGCAGCGGGACCCATCTCCGGCTCCCGCAAAAGCTCCAGCCCCAGTCCTTCCCGCCGGTGTCACGCTGGCCCCGGCTCCGTTGCTGACGGAGCAGGAGGTGGTGCTCTATAACCTGATGCGCCTCGCGGTGCAGGACTATTATCTGGTCTTTTCCCAGGTTCCTCTGTGGGCGTTCGTCACGGTCGATGCGGTAGGGAAGGAGCGGACACAGATTTTTCGTGAGATTGCCCTCAAACCGGTCGATTTTGTGCTGGTTCATCCCGGCACGAGGCAGGTGGCGCAGGTGGTCCAGGTCGAGGATGGAACACGCCGTGGCCCGGAGGCCGACCGTCAGCGGATCGTCAAAGAGATTCTCGATGCAGCCGGCATCAAGCTGGTCACATTGCGATCGAAGCAGGCCTATACGGTGCCGGCGCTGACCTCGTTGTTCGGGCTTGATCCTGAGGACGCATGA